GTTCTATAAACAATTCTCCGTTAAACGAACTCAGAcggtggaggtgatggtggtgggtggaggttgaagatgaagttggTGTTGATTgggttaataaaatatatttaatcagTAGGTGAGTCCCTTCTTTATTAATTAATgtatttttaattagttttttaatgataagggtagtttagtcatttcaTACCCACCTAACTGGAAAAACTAACCCTCATCCATGTTAGGGACTATCTAGGAAACGAGTGCTCAAAAGTTGGCGACTATAGCTATAATTTTAGAAAgatggggactataggtgaaatttCACAAAagcacagggactatccgggcattgtTCTCTCTATTTTATGTCAATTAATATGCATAATCTGTCTAAAGATACTCATTATTGCAAACTACCGTATTCTTATGGCCTTTGCGTAAGTGATTAAATTCATGTTTGCAATGAGAAACCGAAAATAGAGGTGGCAAAAGGGGCGGATCAGACgggttgggtaatgggtcaaaatgagTTCGGCTCATAAGAAGTAATTTTATAGCAAGTGGAAAAATGGGTCTGGATGACCCACAAATAATTTTGCCCACTCATTATAAATGATGATAAATGCATATGATTACAGAAAGCAtgtaactgccattttcgtccctgtggtttgttcaaTTATGCTAGTCCaggccaaatttcaaatttgtattATTTCCGTCCctaacattcttgaaacatgccaGTTCCGTCCAAAAACTGACGTCTATTAAAACATGCCATGAAGGGTAAAAACGTCATTTTCCTCTTTTTAACAGCAGGTTTTAACAGACATTCGTTTTTTGGATGGAATTGGCATGTTTCAAGATGTTAGGGATAgaaatggtacaaatttgaaatttggcctGGACTGGTATAAttgaacaaaccacagggacgaaaatagcaGTTAACTCTTACAATAATAATCTAATATAACTAAAACAATTTATAAGGTTCTAAGCATTAAAAAATATTGTTGGGCGACTTCCGGCCCCTTTGATGTGTTCCATGAAGATAAAACGTAAACCGGTAAACCAAATCAACCATTCAACCCGTTCAAAATTTCCACATCTAAAGACATGAAATATCTACCCTTACCTGGAGGAAGTTGTTGACTCCTTTTTTCAGACGTCAATACTCGAACGGCAAGCATATTGTTGATATCTGCAATCTAATTGAAAAAGAGCCGTTTTCCATGAGATAAAAATAAATAGTAAACGTCTGATAAAAATAATAAACAGCCATACCCATCCAAGATGTTGTAGTATGAGATCTTGATCAGATAATTCCTCAAGAATCCTTGTAGCTTCAGTTGCTGCATTTTCTTTGCCAGAAAGAATATTTAGACCTAAATCGTCTTTTTCAACTGTTTTTGCGGGGTCCATCCAGTAGCCAGATGAATAGTTTCTTGCCAATATTCGCCAAATGACAAGAGCCTTGGAGCTCATTCCTTTGCTTTCACAGAGAAAAGCAAGTGTCCTTAAATGCCCTGAATCATTCAGTAGCGTTTCCAACTCCTCCTGCGTAATACTCAAATATTTATTTCTcctatatttatataatattaatcCATATCTTTGAATAAAAGAATTGAGGAAATAGTATGCATCTAAAATAGACTTTAGGTGACTTtcaactaggggtgcaaacgagccgagcccgagctcgagtgctcgagctcgggctcagctcgtttattatctattaatcaACTTATTAATAAAAATAGTATTCAAAATAGACTCGTTTAGGCTCGcaagctcgataagtgaagctcgggctcgtttactaaacaagcttatttttagaCTCGGGCTCGcctcgtaaacaagtttaaataagctgggttcggctcgtttactaaacaacaTTAAATAAGGGGCAATGTTATTAAATATGAATCAAAACTAATATTACACCAAGGCTCGGCGAGCCTAACgactatgtagttaatatcccgatatatcaaccgatatatcagtgatatatctgTTATCGGTCCCCTGCCGAGATAGCGGTACAAAATATTGGTTAGAATATCAGTACCGATAATATGATCGATATTGTctgatatttgaccgatataggaccgatatttgatcgataaatcaccgatttccccgatatcagtaccattcttcttatttctaccgttcatttttcttcttattcctactattagtgttttaagtcttgattgttagttgttactgttaaatgttagtgttttaagtcttagtcagttcttacttattacaattgttagtgttaaattgctatatatataaatttagcatgatattaaaattaccgatatcccaccgcgataaccgatatctcaaatatcggtccttgaccgatatccgatattttaccgcattaactacttagccTGACAAGTTTCACATGCCAGGCTCGAGCTCAGGCTCGATAAATAAACGAGCTTTatgctcaagctcggctcgggctcgacaaGGCTCGGCTCATTTCGatctttttctcgagccgatctcactccgctcgtttgcacccctatttTCAACCCACTTGACCCACCagacccattttgacccatttgagaTAAAAACACACCCAAATCGACCCAACCATTTATTCATAAGTATATTATCAAAACTGACACCTCTAGTTCAAACGTCAAAAAATTATAGTGatcatatttaaaaaataataaaaaagaatgaGAAAAGGAAAAAGTAAAACCACTCATACCACTATACACCAGTTTTCAGACGATGCAAGACTCTCCATTTCATCAACAAAACTCAAAGCTCTATACAGATACATTAATAGCGTGTCGACTCCCTCCCTCACAGATGATGTAAGATCTTTCTCACGCGAAACTTTTAAATACCTACAAAATTTGTTATAAAAACATTGGATAAACCGAAAAAGATAAACTTCCAATAAGAACCAACGTGGTAAAAAAGCATATTAACCTGATTAAGTTTTTTATCGCAGAGTCTAATAAGTCGTCTCTATTTGGCGTATTTAAAAGAAACTCATCATCCACCGCAGTCTCCAAACCGGCTTTTTTAAGAAAGATTGCTCTTTGAATTGCTATTAATCCGTTGTCGATAACGCTCTCTAGTGGGGCAGGTGGAGGGTGTAACCCCCAGTAACGGTTCTTCGGTACCTAAGAAACAGTTTCTTATcaaaataacaacaataacagcTAATTGCATACGAAGTTAGCAAAACTTTCCAGgacgagtaaaatgccattttcgtccctgaggtttagtCAGTTTTGCgcctttcgtccaaaggtttgtttttccgcatctagatTCAAAAGGTtggaaatcttgtcattttcatccggctcgttaactccgtccatttttctctgttgagtcaggggtatttccgtcttttttgttaacttaaagggcaattcggtctttttcactttaggTACAAGCATTTAAAATACCCCTAACCGAAtcccctttaagttaacaaaaaagacggaaatgcccctgaattaacagagaaaaatggatggagttaacaagccggatgaaaatggcaagattttaaaccttttgaatccagaagcagaaaaacaaacctttggacgaaagtcgcaaaactggccaaacctcagagacgaaaatggcattttactctttcaGGACAGAGAAAACCATCAAAACTGTAGATTTAAGGTAATCTGAtcctaacgggtcaaaataatgaCACGACGTTGACTTTTTCCTGACATGGTGCTTGAAAGGCATCTTTGCCTCTTAGGTAATTTCTTTGAATCAAAAGATATGGAACTTTGATGGTTTTTCTGGCCTAACGTAAGTTAGTTACCAAAAAAAAATCAGACCAAAGTCAGTAATTTTTATGTGCGATTGGCCCTAAAATCAACTAATAGATGACGAACGAGATTATATGTAAGTATACCAGTAAAGACCAGCGATTTGGATCGGGCATGATGAACGGAAATATTTCAGAAGGCTGCATTGTTTCAGATAGTAGAAAATGGTTGACTGCTTCCTCGAAATGCAAGTCAAACATTAACAAGAATCCCACTTGAGCGTGAACTAGTGAGAGGGTTTCTTTTGTAATTTCACCATCATCGTAAAGCTCCTCGGCTAACGAAACGGCCTCCTTGAAATCCTTCTTTTTTAATAGATCTTTGATTTGTTCTTCAGAAGGTACTTTTAAGTAGCAAATAACCTATAGAATTACAAAATGAGCGTTATACAAAACAAAATACATGGAAAGTCAAAAGTAGAAGTCAAAGGAGCAAGAAATTGGTCAAATCATCACTATAATAGTATAATATGGGGAACCCATTGCCCAAAGCTCGGAAGAACTGCATAAACAAATGTACTTGCTGATTTAACGGTGACACATAAGACGGTTATGTTATTGACACAATATCTGGCCAGCACTACATACAAGTGTTAATGCGACTCTCGTGGTTCTCTACTTTAAATTTGGTTTTGAACCGAGTGAGCCCCTATGTGAACATATGAGCATTAAAATGCTGATACCTTATTATTTTCATATAATTAAATTTCTAATTTTTTGAATGACTAATTTTATTGTTCTAATGATGCAGTTAGTCATATATGACAGGAAAACTATCTTCAGCCTTCAGGTTAAACTCTTTATGAACAAACTTTGAGACACATATAGACATATTAGAAGTAGCAGCTATGACCCGTTTACTTAAAAATGAGTGGATTCGTCGTGTTTTATCTCAAATGGGTCATAATCAAAAGGATTAAACAGAAGGGGGGCAGTCAAACGGGTCGAAAGTAGCCTAAAACCCTATTTCTATTGCATACAATATCCTAAATCGTTCTATTCATGATGTATATTATGACTGTGAATAATATTGCATTTGTCATAATGATTTAACACATTATGTATTTACAAAAAAAAGGACAAAAAAGTGTTTGCAGCAGGTCAAACAAAACAGGCATGGCCTGTTTTGACTTGTACTAAAATACGACCCGTTCTAACGGAACCGAGACACCCAATCTGCCCATCTTTGCTACctgtataaaaaatattaaaatctgCTTAACTGTCACCAATCGGTAAAAAACATACTCAGCTAGGCAGCTGATTTAGTGGCTTAAACTAATTGAAGCAGTGCCGTTTGCTTAATTATTGGTTATTAGAGAAATGTGCATCCTATCAACAATCTTTTAACAACTTAAATAGACATGAATATACATATGCCTGCCACAACAAAACTTCGGTTGATTATAGAGTTAACCATACCTTGGTTGGTGTTGCTACAACCACCACCTTGCCGGTTCCATCTTCATCATCGGTTATAACGTGATTACCGCGCCCCTCTCCTCCAAACACAACTTTCTGAACGCAATTTCCGGATTTCTTACCATACAACTCCATTTTGCCGCTTTGAATAGGAACCACGCAAGATCCCATCTCTCCGATACCGTCTGGGGAGCCTTGAAATACCAAACTTCCACCCACGGGTTGCCCGTGAGAATTGACAATAATCCCGACATTATCAACCAACATAAAAATCTTATAATCCTTTTTCAAAACCTTAAGCCGTGGTGTACTCGACGTATCAGGAAATGAAAATATTAACCCACATTGACCCGTAACACATGAACATAGATAATAACCACTCGAACAACCCACGATAATCGAATCGTCAATCCAAACCATATCCTTAACCAAATCAACACACGGGATTTCTCTCAAAGTCACGAGTGAACCCGCAACGCTATCGTAACTCTCGCTACTCCTACCAACAAGCCCCACCAAGATCAGTTTCTTCCCAACAGCCGCAGCGAAAACACAGTTATCATCAATCGGCAAATCATTCGCTCCGCCACCACCGTTTACCCTACCGCTGCCACCTAACCTCTGCAAGAAACTCGAACCCCCAATCGGATCACCTCCACCTCCCACAGTTAACTTCGAAAAAGACGCATCTACATTACTCCTTAACCTCCTAGCAACCACACTAACACCTCTCAAAGCACCAATCTTTTTCACAGGCTTTACTAACTCTAAATCAACAAAATGTATAAACCCATCTGACACCACCAAAACTTTCTCAATTTCACCAAACACATGTATAGATTCTACTGCAAAATCACTAACCACAATATGCCTCACAAATTTAAGATTTTGATGACTACCCTCATCACCAACATTCCCGTTATCACTACTACTACTAAAATCAGAACTGGGATGTTGAAGATTAAGTAAAAGGAGTTTACCAGAAACAGTGCCGATGTAAATTAGGGTTTCTGAAGAATTGGGGGAAAACAGAGCTAAAGATCGAATTGAGGCTGAAGATGGGTTGAATTCTGCAAAGGGTTCAAGGATTGTGCGAGATTTGAGGTGGGGTTTAGCCATGGATGAGTCTTTGGGGTTAAAGCTTCGAAATTTCCGCCATTGATGTGgaggaagatgaagaagatgatggacTGATGGTGGTGTTTATCGATGCGATGCAGATTAGTGATGACTATGATCAAAGACGATTGATGATTGACTCCAGTTGCAAATTATGATACGCCcccaaaaaatacaaaaagaacaacagcaagggggtgtttggcctagctttttttaacaaagcttatagcttttttagctttttttacaaaataagcttcATTTGGTGTTTGTTTTAGCTTTTTAAacttatgcttattagcttatataagctaattttaATAAGCTTATTTGAACATGGTTTTTAAGCTTATTTGAAGaatgatagaaaataagctataagcaaatccaaacacttaaaaaaaAGCTTATCAAATAatagaaaataagctataagctacttttaaatataagcataagccaaaaaataaaagctaggccaaacaccccctaactGCAACCAGAAGCAGGGGCGTTCAAGATTAAATTTAGCTTAAAATAGGTTTGCGTTTTCATAGGGGTAAACGAATCCAGCTGCATCGGGCtcaaaaaaaagtttaaaactaaGAACTCGAGTCCGAGCTTGAACCCGAGTTTCACTTGTTGAGTTTGAGCCGACTCGTTAGCCTAGTATTAATATaagagtaaactttcgttttgattcatgtggtttggtcattttaacggttttgcttcAATAGTTTAAAATTTTCCTCCctaatttttctaacttatcttcATTTTGCTCCCGGCCCTAACTCCATCAGGGAggaaactggcgacaaactcgaaagattagggagcaaactggcgacaaactcgaaagatcggggaggaaaatggctatttttaaactattggagcaaaaccgttaaaatgaccaaaccataaggagcaaaacggaagtttactcttaatATAATTTTTGGttaatatactaaatatatatttataataacaattataataatttatttataaatttatggTAAAATAACTAAATGTATATAAAATaagaattaataaataataaacaagtcAAATCTGAGCTTAAAAACCTACCCACGAGCCGAGCTTGAGGTTTAAAAACAAAGCTTGATATGAGTTGAGCTCGAGCTCTCGTAATTTAAACGAGCTCAAACTCGAGCCTAGTCGAGTTcaggctcggctcggctcatttgcaccATTAAGTTTTCACAATATTAAAAAGTCATAAAATAAAATATGGTAAAATCTATGAAAAACGTGATAATGTTACATAGAAAAAATCTTATGATTTGTTAAGTTTTCTTTTTGACTGTTTACAAGTATAAACCGTAAACTAAATCGTTCAATAAGGTTTTTGAATTCTTGAACTGATCCATCGATTTTTTTATAATTGGTTGTGAACCCAAACTGATGAGGGTGATTTTACATGGCAATTAATTATAGTCAACTATCCATACATGATTTAAACTAAAccttttttatatatgttttagatTTGGGATAATTTAGCCATTCAAATAAAATGTAAATTTTAGATAATTTATGTATTTAATATATGAGGGTGTCAGATGAATTATAAAATCATAGTTTTTTTTAGAACAATGACTTTCATTAAAACAACTAACAAGAAGCTAGAAAAACACAAACATCTTCGAAGTTACAATTCAAACTTACATCAATCTTTCCAAGAAAGATTGTTAAACGAAGATCTATTTTTAATTCATAGATACGCTAAAGTTTTAATCTCTTCCAAAACTTTAACAACATTTGCCTTCTTGTCAGAAAAAATAACATCCTCTTCTTTCAAATACACCAACAAGCAGTAACAATATCCCGTGAACCAGCTTGTCTTTGCGCTTACCCAATTTTAAATGCTTATACAATGAGCATAAATCTTGCACCTCAAACGCATATATCGGTTGAACCCGTGACCATTTACTAACTCCAATCATATTCAACAAGCAAAAGAACAATAGATGAGTTGTCGTTTCCTTGTTATCTCCACACATGCTACATACATCCGAATCTACTTGAACATTTCTACCTTGCAAACCATCCTTCATAAGGATTTTCTTCGTTTCGGCTCGCCACATCAAAAGATTAGCTTTTTTGGAACCTAACTATTTCACTTAGGCACAAACGGAGCAACTGTAAAGATTGTTTTTCACATATATTTTCTTATTGATGTGAATGAAAAAAATCCATTCGGATCGGGTAACTAAACCCAACAGTCAAGGCTAACAGATACACTCACCCCTCTAACTAAACTCATACAGTTATATAGATCCTCTTACTTATTAATCCATTGAGCcggggtctctctggaagcatcCCCTCTATTCtcacggggtagaggtaagactgtctacatctaccctcctcagaccctaccttagctttgctattaatgggatttactgagtatgatgataatgatacTTCTTAATCCAATTGCAGTTTCTTCCGACGCCACCTTCCAAAACACCTCACACTCCATTTTATATAGTAGTTATTATCCACGAATATTGTTAAGGATCAAATCCAATAGTTGATAACCTCTTACAACTAAATTAGTTTACCATAATAATAAGAAACATAAAAAACTATAATCACTAGTTTTTTGATATCGCGCGTTGCACGAAAGGCGTTTATGTTTTCGTTGAAGCGGTGGAACATTAGATACCACTTATCGAAAGGGCTCACCATGTCCGTGGCCTAGTTAAGTTATAGTTTTTACATGTTACGCTCTAACGTTAACAACCTTGAATGTAACCCGTTTAAAAATACAAATTAATAATTTTGACAACAGTTGTGGCGGTTCGATTCTCAATACTACAACCATAAATCCATTTAAAAAATACAAATTAATAACTTTGAAAAAATTAGCTCAAACAGTCAAATTTTAAAGTGCCAAATCGGTATAACTTACTGGTTTGATTACTCAATTTCGCAACTATATTTAGCAGTTCAGCTGAAAGTTTACGGCAATCTCTACCCTAAACACCCTTTTTACACGGCCAATCAGAGCAATTCGTTAACCCATATTTACAAAAGGAATGAATATAAAGCACTAAATTCAACCAACAATCATAATACCTATTGTGCATACAACTACTACAATGTGTATGATAAATGGATTATGCAACTTACCAAATTATAACCGGTGGTAGAGCAAGaagtttaattaaaaaaaatcaatgaaTCCCATAAACTTTCAAAGCAAAAATACTTGGGTGTTTTCAAAACCACAAATAATGCTATACTAAAAAAAAGATAAACACCAACTAATAATAAGTACTGTAAAATAGATTAAATTTAAAGActtgaaatttgaatttgaaatcAAAACATCCCATCTGATATCTTCAAGCACATCCGATATCTCCATGTACCTCGACCCGACCTGACCCGTCGGTCTTGGGTCGATCGGATCCTCTTCCTTGGGCTCGAATGCCCCATCATCAGTTTGTTTCCAATGTAAGAAAAAACAGTAATGATCAGCAGTTATTTAAGCATTGGGCAACTCTTCtta
This is a stretch of genomic DNA from Helianthus annuus cultivar XRQ/B chromosome 16, HanXRQr2.0-SUNRISE, whole genome shotgun sequence. It encodes these proteins:
- the LOC110904693 gene encoding vacuolar sorting protein 3, producing the protein MAKPHLKSRTILEPFAEFNPSSASIRSLALFSPNSSETLIYIGTVSGKLLLLNLQHPSSDFSSSSDNGNVGDEGSHQNLKFVRHIVVSDFAVESIHVFGEIEKVLVVSDGFIHFVDLELVKPVKKIGALRGVSVVARRLRSNVDASFSKLTVGGGGDPIGGSSFLQRLGGSGRVNGGGGANDLPIDDNCVFAAAVGKKLILVGLVGRSSESYDSVAGSLVTLREIPCVDLVKDMVWIDDSIIVGCSSGYYLCSCVTGQCGLIFSFPDTSSTPRLKVLKKDYKIFMLVDNVGIIVNSHGQPVGGSLVFQGSPDGIGEMGSCVVPIQSGKMELYGKKSGNCVQKVVFGGEGRGNHVITDDEDGTGKVVVVATPTKVICYLKVPSEEQIKDLLKKKDFKEAVSLAEELYDDGEITKETLSLVHAQVGFLLMFDLHFEEAVNHFLLSETMQPSEIFPFIMPDPNRWSLLVPKNRYWGLHPPPAPLESVIDNGLIAIQRAIFLKKAGLETAVDDEFLLNTPNRDDLLDSAIKNLIRYLKVSREKDLTSSVREGVDTLLMYLYRALSFVDEMESLASSENWCIVEELETLLNDSGHLRTLAFLCESKGMSSKALVIWRILARNYSSGYWMDPAKTVEKDDLGLNILSGKENAATEATRILEELSDQDLILQHLGWIADINNMLAVRVLTSEKRSQQLPPDEVIAAIDPKKTEIIQRYLQWLIEDQGSDEPQFHTSYALLLTKSALETYGTESQSEQINGPEPGNHSIFQSPVRERLQVFLQSSDLYDREEVLDLIEESELWLEKAILYRKLGQETLVLQILAVKLEDSDAAEHYCAEIGRPDAYMQLLDIYLNPADGKTPMFKAAVRLLHNHGESLDPLQVLERLSPNMPLHLASDTILRMLRARLHHHYQGQVVHNLSRAVNLDAKLARLEERSRLVQINDESLCDSCHARLGTKLFAMYPDDTIVCYKCFRRQGESTSVTGRDFTNDPLFKPGWLVTE